The following proteins come from a genomic window of Campylobacter concisus:
- a CDS encoding NfeD family protein, protein MISPFIMIAIGVVLCITEFIFFSFYLLFFGIAFIVVGAINFGFSFAWSYQILITAAIAIVLLVLLKAPLKSKFMSRKESFNEEFLDEAGVGEIRENMVYFKGTLWKYDGNLANGEKVTVLGTKGDKVILK, encoded by the coding sequence GTGATCAGCCCTTTTATAATGATAGCAATCGGTGTGGTTTTATGCATCACCGAGTTTATCTTTTTTTCATTTTATTTGCTATTTTTTGGCATAGCTTTTATCGTAGTTGGAGCTATAAATTTTGGTTTTAGTTTTGCTTGGAGCTATCAAATTTTAATTACAGCAGCGATTGCGATCGTGCTCCTTGTGCTTTTAAAAGCGCCGTTAAAGAGTAAATTTATGTCCAGAAAAGAGAGCTTTAACGAGGAATTTTTAGACGAAGCCGGCGTTGGCGAGATCAGAGAAAATATGGTCTATTTCAAAGGTACACTTTGGAAATATGACGGAAATTTAGCTAACGGAGAGAAGGTGACGGTTCTTGGCACCAAAGGTGACAAGGTGATATTAAAATAA
- a CDS encoding copper resistance protein NlpE: MKNFIFALSAALLLAGCASSSQNANVPQGKCEVKSSCEAAINSIEGTYKAFLPCASCMGVDSRLTLKKDGTFESVMDYKSKDNYKAVSKGKYSIENGVITTIDEYKEKSFYKIEGENLKMLDMDQKEVTGELKDKYIFKRVK; the protein is encoded by the coding sequence ATGAAAAATTTTATATTTGCACTAAGTGCGGCTCTACTTTTGGCAGGTTGTGCCTCATCTAGCCAAAACGCAAACGTCCCACAAGGCAAATGTGAAGTAAAAAGTAGCTGCGAAGCTGCAATTAACAGCATCGAGGGCACTTATAAAGCATTTTTACCTTGCGCTAGTTGCATGGGTGTTGATTCACGCTTAACATTAAAAAAAGATGGCACATTTGAAAGCGTGATGGACTATAAGTCAAAAGACAACTACAAAGCCGTTAGCAAAGGCAAATACTCAATCGAAAATGGTGTGATAACAACGATTGATGAGTATAAAGAAAAGAGCTTTTATAAAATAGAAGGCGAGAACCTAAAAATGCTAGATATGGATCAAAAAGAGGTCACTGGCGAGCTAAAAGATAAATACATCTTTAAACGCGTAAAATAA
- a CDS encoding MFS transporter, with the protein MKEYLKLLKEEKNFRLLSIIQLICYFGVWFSHTGIFTLLIKLDAPVWAITLSAAMAFIPGVVIAPFSGILVDKFSPKPMLVIMMAVETISVFMLLFIDSLDFLWLLLLIIFVRNGTGGMYFQVEMSVLPKILSKENLKLANEIHSIIWAVSYTAGMGLAGVYIHFFGIKSAFLLDGILYILSFGFLYFLNLQSLKPEFIEKPLKMLKNGLVYLKENRLIVHLIFLHAFVGITAYDALIALLADYKYANLLSTSLVIGLLNTSRSISLMFAPAILSKFINKNTLIFVYIGQGLGIIIWALSLWNFYLSLIGIIFAGFCTSSLWSYTYTMLQQNCKKEFYGRVIAYNDMIFLGFSALISFIIGLLYDIGFSVEMIASFMGSLFFVGAFYYHIVLKSYKIR; encoded by the coding sequence TTGAAAGAATATCTTAAACTTTTAAAAGAAGAGAAAAATTTTCGCCTCTTAAGCATCATTCAGCTTATATGTTATTTTGGCGTATGGTTTTCGCACACAGGTATTTTTACCCTTCTTATCAAGCTTGACGCTCCTGTTTGGGCGATTACGCTAAGTGCAGCGATGGCATTTATCCCAGGTGTTGTCATAGCTCCTTTTAGTGGAATTTTAGTTGATAAATTTAGCCCAAAACCGATGCTTGTCATCATGATGGCAGTTGAGACGATAAGCGTTTTCATGCTTCTTTTTATAGACTCACTTGATTTTTTATGGCTACTTTTACTTATCATTTTTGTTAGAAATGGCACCGGTGGAATGTATTTTCAAGTAGAGATGAGCGTACTGCCAAAAATTTTAAGCAAAGAAAATCTCAAACTCGCAAATGAGATCCACTCTATCATCTGGGCAGTCTCATACACTGCTGGCATGGGGCTAGCGGGAGTTTATATACACTTTTTTGGTATTAAAAGCGCCTTTTTGCTTGATGGCATACTATACATTCTTAGCTTTGGATTTTTATATTTTTTAAATTTACAAAGCCTAAAGCCAGAATTTATAGAAAAGCCTCTAAAAATGCTAAAAAATGGCCTTGTGTATTTAAAAGAAAATAGACTCATCGTGCATCTTATATTTTTACATGCCTTTGTTGGCATTACTGCTTATGACGCATTGATCGCACTTTTGGCTGATTACAAATATGCAAATTTACTCTCGACATCGCTAGTTATAGGACTATTAAATACTTCAAGATCCATTTCACTTATGTTTGCTCCAGCTATACTTAGTAAATTTATAAATAAAAATACGCTTATTTTCGTATATATCGGTCAAGGCCTTGGTATCATTATTTGGGCTTTATCGCTTTGGAATTTTTATCTATCGCTTATTGGCATTATCTTCGCTGGATTTTGCACATCAAGTCTTTGGAGCTACACCTATACAATGCTTCAGCAAAACTGCAAAAAAGAATTCTATGGCCGAGTGATTGCATATAACGATATGATTTTTCTTGGCTTTAGCGCTCTCATTTCATTTATCATTGGTCTGCTTTATGATATTGGATTTAGCGTTGAGATGATTGCAAGTTTTATGGGAAGCCTCTTTTTTGTAGGGGCTTTTTACTATCACATCGTATTAAAAAGCTACAAAATAAGATAA
- a CDS encoding copper resistance protein NlpE, with protein sequence MKYLFAILISFFILGCAKNENLEPKQNTQNTVKEDKPLVQVNTPKKPEKLILPNSIYSSFHTILPCPNCEGIKTIITLNKDKTYTKTMLTMDKEVSLVEKNGTFDVDDSAIILKDENGNLSYFAPNKNSLLQLDDKKNKRVGVLAQIYNFEPVNKAYKDSFFAKFYKFKNKDNFLDIVIVPSKNGAKINFYSSLKNGSPLCEFSSELLYDKGIFYLLDEKGIALSIHRINNAIFLVANDKICKNAHISGRYKKDKDQKNLFGKGFFAELTNESANRDVIKIYGSKNIKRDNTKKENSYIVTNKNERIFEYTLLNGIITSIEIYSNEFKTPENISLKSNFKDIKNSLVISKFSSDKNNIYLKIDSHDMLITLKNPLAKDITSLNDIPDETKIEQITLMWNQ encoded by the coding sequence ATGAAATATCTTTTTGCCATACTTATCTCATTTTTCATCCTTGGCTGCGCAAAAAATGAAAATTTAGAGCCAAAACAAAACACACAAAATACAGTAAAAGAAGACAAGCCGCTAGTTCAAGTAAATACACCCAAAAAGCCAGAAAAGCTAATACTTCCAAACTCAATTTATAGCAGTTTTCACACTATTTTGCCTTGCCCAAATTGCGAAGGCATAAAAACTATCATTACGCTAAATAAAGATAAAACCTACACAAAAACAATGCTTACTATGGATAAAGAAGTAAGCTTGGTTGAAAAAAATGGCACATTTGATGTTGATGATAGTGCTATCATTTTAAAAGATGAAAATGGCAATCTTAGCTATTTCGCACCAAATAAAAACTCACTTCTTCAGCTTGATGATAAGAAAAATAAGCGAGTTGGCGTGCTAGCTCAAATTTATAATTTTGAACCGGTAAATAAAGCTTACAAAGATAGTTTTTTTGCTAAATTTTATAAATTTAAAAACAAAGATAACTTTTTAGATATCGTAATCGTGCCAAGTAAAAATGGCGCGAAAATAAATTTTTATTCATCATTAAAAAATGGCTCACCACTTTGCGAGTTTAGCTCTGAGCTACTTTACGATAAAGGAATTTTTTACCTTTTAGATGAAAAAGGCATCGCCCTAAGCATACACAGAATAAATAATGCAATTTTTCTAGTAGCAAATGACAAAATTTGTAAAAATGCTCACATAAGCGGACGATATAAAAAAGATAAAGATCAAAAAAATCTCTTTGGTAAAGGCTTTTTTGCAGAGCTGACAAACGAATCAGCAAATAGAGATGTGATAAAAATTTACGGCTCAAAAAACATAAAACGAGATAACACAAAAAAAGAAAACAGCTACATCGTAACAAACAAAAATGAAAGAATTTTTGAATACACCTTGCTAAATGGCATTATCACAAGCATTGAAATTTACTCAAACGAGTTTAAAACTCCAGAAAATATCAGTCTTAAATCAAATTTCAAAGATATAAAAAATTCTCTTGTTATCTCTAAATTTAGTAGTGACAAAAACAATATCTACCTAAAAATAGATAGCCACGATATGCTAATCACACTAAAAAATCCACTTGCCAAAGATATAACAAGCCTAAACGATATACCAGATGAAACAAAGATAGAACAAATAACGCTAATGTGGAATCAATAA
- a CDS encoding SPFH domain-containing protein gives MQIEAFGVLVVVLVIFAFLFLKAGIKIVSQADNLLIERLGKFHKVLDGGFHIIIPFVDQIRAIITVKEQLVDITKQQVITKDNVNISVDGIVFLKVFDAKMAVYNVDNYKRAIANLAMTTLRGEIGAMNLDDTLSSRDRLNAALQVALGDAAGNWGVKIMRVEISEISVPLGIEEAMNMQMKAEREKRAIELKALAEKEALIRNAEALKQEKVLQAEAIERMADAKKYEQIAIATAQKEAMDMINDSMSKNANAAEFLLARDRVGAFSELAKNSSKDKILVPYEATELIGSLSVLKNFLAKDKA, from the coding sequence ATGCAAATCGAAGCATTTGGCGTTTTAGTCGTAGTTCTGGTTATCTTTGCGTTCTTGTTTTTAAAGGCTGGTATCAAGATCGTCTCACAAGCTGATAATCTACTCATCGAGCGACTTGGTAAATTCCATAAAGTGCTTGACGGCGGATTTCACATAATCATACCATTTGTCGATCAAATAAGAGCGATAATCACCGTAAAAGAGCAGCTTGTAGACATCACAAAACAGCAAGTCATCACAAAAGATAACGTAAACATAAGCGTCGATGGTATCGTCTTTTTAAAGGTTTTTGATGCAAAAATGGCAGTTTATAATGTCGATAACTACAAGCGTGCCATTGCAAATTTAGCCATGACTACGCTTCGTGGCGAGATAGGCGCGATGAATCTTGACGATACACTAAGCTCACGTGACCGCCTAAATGCCGCACTTCAAGTGGCTCTTGGCGACGCTGCTGGCAACTGGGGCGTAAAGATCATGCGTGTAGAAATTTCTGAAATTTCTGTCCCACTTGGCATCGAAGAGGCGATGAATATGCAGATGAAAGCCGAGCGTGAAAAACGTGCGATCGAGCTAAAAGCATTGGCTGAAAAAGAGGCACTAATACGCAATGCCGAAGCACTAAAACAAGAAAAAGTGCTTCAAGCAGAGGCGATAGAGCGTATGGCTGATGCGAAAAAATACGAACAAATCGCTATCGCAACGGCTCAAAAAGAGGCCATGGATATGATAAATGATAGTATGAGCAAAAACGCAAATGCAGCAGAATTTTTGCTCGCTCGCGATAGAGTCGGGGCATTTAGCGAGCTGGCTAAAAATAGCTCAAAAGATAAAATTTTGGTCCCTTATGAGGCAACTGAGCTTATTGGCTCCCTTAGTGTTTTGAAAAATTTCCTAGCTAAGGATAAGGCGTGA